GGGAGAGAAAAGATTCGCTTAAATTTTACTCCGGGAAAAAGTGCAACGTTGAAGTAATCGCGTCTGATAACTCATGACGTGATTgccaaaattcgaaaaataccACCGTTTCGGTTCtcgatttgaaaaactttagAGACAATTTCTGAAGCAAGAAGTTGAGCCACTGATACGACTTTTCAAGGGTCAATCAACGTGTCGTTTTATTGATAGCTTATATCGTATATTTCCCGGAGGGTTGAAACTCGATGAAAAGTAAGCCTACCAAGTAATCAGGTTACTCGTAAAGTGATTCGCGTTCTTGGTACAAAGATGAAAAGGTGTTAAATTTTAAATGGGTTTCGTTCTCCGGAGAAGCACGCTCAAGTCGTAATATTTCAAGCTGTAAAATTGTGCGCCTTTATGGGTCACGCTGAATATTAACGCGGGCATAAACATCGGATGTTACAATAATCTGGCTCTTTAGGAAAATACGAGTGTTTTGCTTCTAACCTTCAGACGTGGAAAAGTACGGCGTTCATTTTCTTCAGTtatgttataatttattaaactCGAAGAGGAAAAATGACTATATGTCATGTATGACTTTCTGATCAAGTTGGAATAAATTGAAGCCACTTGACCTATGATTTAGATCGACGCATTTCAATCCCAATAGAACTTCTCGATAATTCATATAGCGTTATGTACGCATATTATTACACGTGCGCTTCATATGATTCCACGAAGAATAGCGGATTTCTTGCTCGAGGAATGAATCGATCGGATTCGTCTGAATCGAAAGTTAAGAAGTGAGAAAATACTGTTTaaaaatacaatacaaatgaatttgagcaaattcgaataacacaaaCTATACTAAGATacaaacaatttaaaaaaatgcttaGTAATTAGAATGAttaaaatgatcaaaattaAGCTCTTGTATTTTTGATCCAATTGTAACTTTTTTTGTTCACTTACCTCGTCAACTATAGTTGCcaaaaaattatctgaaaatagTAAAGATATCTTTAAATTGTCGTTCAGTTATAAcactgaaatataattttcgacTTGCATCTGTTGTATtgtacttaaaaaaaaaaactatatttaGTGACTTGAGAGAtgattttttgtcaaattttctgCAACTGCTCCTTgaatatttctattttgaaCAAAGTAAGTATAAAAGGTATAAaaatcggataaaaaaaagcGGGGCTTattcgtttttaattttttaagtGCGAAACATTTACTCAAAGTGTTGATATCTTGTCGGAGACTTTTTATACGGTCTTTTTTCCTTCTAACCTTTGATTCAGACAGCTTGGATGATTCGTCTTAATCTGATCATGCCGCTCTGATTTAGAAGGGATCAACATCTCACCCTCCGCGACTTGTTTTTATAGGGTACAACCAACCCTTTCGCAATTCTCCGTCTTCTGTTTTATCCTCTTGGACTTGGCGGATTTACATTGCTTACAAGCTTCGAATATGTACCGGGTATGTGTCTGTAATATGATACAACTCTGTGCGAGTATTAAATCATACTCGGATTATCGAATTTTGTCCGCTATATTTTCACGCTAGCCGTTGCGTCGATATCCCTTCAATTATCGGGAAAATTGACTAAAGCTAAGGCACGGGATGATAGAGCGAATCAGCAGCTTTGACGCTTTTGTTGTCAAGTTAAGGGGAAATGAAACAAATGGGAATATCTGGAGGTAATGGGACGCGGTTTCTCTTGATAAGGTTTCCGATCATTCGGCTAGTAGATCTCAACGAGAGTCCCGAATCTAAGAATCAGGTCAATCTTATCGTCCGCAGAGATAggagaacgaagaaaaatttcccatttttcctACAAGTTTCGGAAACCGATTCCACCAAGGATTACTCGACGAAGCGAAGCATAAACTCCGACGAGGGAACAACAAATAAATCGGAAGTTTTTTTTGCGCGTTATCATAAAAGAAACACTTGACCAAACTCGCATTCCCATTTTCATCTTGActtaaaaaaagtttcacccACTAGTATAATCGACCGCGTTTGCATTGATGTTCCATGATAACCACATGCAAGTTTCGTTCAGAATATCGTTATGAACAGCGATTTTGCGTCGTAtcgttaatttattattcaccgCAAAACCCTCGGTAAGAGTATCCTGTCCGTGTTTAGGTTACTTAATAGCTGCCGATGGCTGATACTTACCAACCGTGTATCTGCATTCATATTCAACTGAACTTCTACGTGAACTTGAATAATTCATACAGGACGTGCGgggttgtaaaatatttaacttGGGAAAGGCGCTTTAATACGCACGACTGGTTTTACGTCCTAAACGAATTTTCCGACGGCTCAAATTTTTTGCACCGACTTACGATTCGTGCAAAGTGATTACCTCGGAAATTTCGCAAAGCAATAATAGATTTCTTGCGCGTTGAAAGGGTTTGTTTCTTCACACCGTCCCAAATTCGAACGGCTTTAAGGAAGTTCGAGCCAATGTTAGAAGTTTGTATTAGCATGTACACGAGCCAAAGTTCTAGGCTTTGAACGGTGTTTGCCGTATCTTACTatcttattgttgtttttgttcCCGTTGATATTCACGGTCCCTTTCGCCCAGGCCTTTATTAATAGATAAGGCGTGAGACGTTCCAATCTAAGTTTCTCCCTGGTATTTCCGGAGTAGCGCTAATTAAACTTCAATTGAATTTAGATCTTACACGGCTGCGTCTGATTTCACATGacgataaaatttctaatttcggTAGAGTTGCACAGGGGTCGTAAAATCGAATTAGTCAACACGAAAAAGCTCTAATCTTCAACTGTATGTCTCGCTGTAGCCTAGTAGGTATTGAATAGGAATTTTTACGTAGGGCTTCGGTGATCGATACCAGGTGCCTATTTGCGTATATATCAACGGCCATTCTGACCAACGACCGAAAGCACATTGCTAAAtagtttattatttacattcgaaaaaaaagagtCGCTATACAGCGATATAAGCCGAAATTAGGCTGTTCAAATATCAGTAATTATACACACGGTGGGCCAAAAACCATTAGTGGGTTTATACGgtgggtttttttttaccgctaaCAACCCTCTGGTAAACCAAGGCGttaagtgtaaaattttccttcAGTAATACCAACCGTTTGTAAATTACCTGGTAGACAAGAAACCTTACCGTCTAGACACCGCTGGATTTTCGGACCAGATTACTTTTCCAGTGGTATTTAAAGAATACTTTCCAACAGACCGTGCGCAAATTAAGCTTATTGATATATCAAAAGCTCTACGCTTAAGCACGGACAGAAAATCGGCTTTTACCCTGGAATATTCAAATTCGCAGGGCTCAAAACTCGTAACTGATAAGCCCGACTTCTCAGTGGGTGTTTCCAACATTCGTTTGATCCCCATCCTACGCGTCATTAAATTCGTAGTAATGCTTCGTGGGAATAATTGTGGCTCGAAGCGGAGACTATATTGTAGTAGGTATATGAAAAAACCGCACACGACGCACGAGAAGTCTATTGACGAGTAGTGAGACGAAAATAGCCATGcatatggtgaaaaaaaagaagaaaagaaaaaaaaattgtttaaagaGACAGATTATTCTCCCGCACTTGCCTGGAACTTGTTCGCAGTTACAGTCGGCTTTAAAATCGTACGGTGTCTCGTTTCCGAGCTGTATTGTTCAGTTACTTAATGTTTACGGTTCGCTCTGACAATCCAATTTATGGTTCAATTAAAAACGATTATCTCTTTAAAGCTACGTCGAGTCAAGCTGGTCAAGAATACCAGTACACGTTTCCTTTGCTTTTCCTTCGAGTTGTTATTAAATTCTAGATCCGCCCCCAAGGGATCTATGTTTCATTCCTCGGCTCTAGGTTTACGGAAAATTGTGGTTGTACTCACTGTAGGCTGCCTAATTATAACTTCCCGTTTGCGAAGTTTATTCTAGAAAAGTAATTGTTCTCACTGCTTTATTGGTTTTAGAAGTATGTGGTCAACACGGAGAAATGCGGCGACCTCCACGTCTACGTGCAGGTAAGTCCGCGAACGAAACGACATCGGGGCCATGACGAAGGGCTTTGAAAACTCAGGAATTTCTTATTAAATTTACAGGGTGATTTGAAGCAGCAGGAAAAGCGCGCCGTTTTTATGACCGTTCACGATCTGGGATGCAATCGTAAGCGACACATCGATgctatatttcatttttcagccTGCAATTAGCGTAgaatgatttgaactttggcttatttatttatatttatatataaaatgtaCTCTGTTTCACCTGTTTTAACTTTTTAATGAAGAACCTTAAGACATGTAAACTATAAGATTGCCTTGCAAAGCTTGAGATTTTCTCTGAGGAAAACTTCTTCTCCTCTAATGTCTTTCTCAAAGAAATTTCTGTGTTAAAacttttaaactttttcaatcatattttcaaagaacatAAGCCGCCACTGTTCTGAGAGtatgaatatcaattttctcaaattaatgCAAGGTGGAAACATTGATGTAATTTTATAAGTGGGAAGCTTCTGAGACGATAGATAAAGATCCAGATAagttttcttccttttcaagattttcacgGAACAAACTTACAATACACAATCAGGATCGATATAACGGTCATTAGAAAATGACGATACGATTTATTCTTAAACTAGAAAAACGTTGGCGAGCGAAGCGTATTCACGGAGAAGCGGAGGCATAATTTTTAGCTTCGTAAAATTTCTCCGCGTGGGTCACTGACCTTTCATAGAACTCTACGGCTTTGTGCGGCCTTTTCACTTCAGAGGGTCGCACAAATGTATTGAAGTACAAGACCGCGTCTATGCAAAAGTCGACTTGTTCTTTCCCCGTGTGCGAGTATCTTTCACCCCCTATTCAGCCAGTCTCAAGTGCAGCCGGGCACTTGCCTAGAACCTTGCAAAACCGAAAGCGTGCAGTGTTCCAGAATCGCAACCGCGCGGTCATGCGTCATCATTTTCGGCGATGAATCGCGCTTAAAATCGTCAGTAAAAAAGAGGCATTCGAATCGCTTGCACGTCGTCGAAGGAACCGTGTAAAATAAATAGCTCGGAAAAGAGTTTCTTACGAGTTCGATGGGTCGAATGATGCGTGATGAGATCAAGGGACGGTTTTTTCTCATCTATCAAACATCGTTCACCACattttgacggaaaaataaCTTGACGGATAGGCGGCTTCGATTCCCTCCCGGAAACCTTACCATTTTTTCTGATTACAGACACCTCGTTCCACGACTTTGTTAACCATCCTTGTATGTCGGAAATAAAGGATCGCTCCATCTTCATTCATATCGATGTTCCGGGACACGCCGACAACGCTCCGAATCTTCCCGATGGGTGAGAAAACACGATTCGAAGTGATTGCTAGGCTCGAAAAACTTCCAGCTTCCTCATATTTCCGATATCAGATTTCAGTTCCCAACGCTCCAGACTCTCGGCGAAAGTCTCGTCACTGTCATCGACTTCCTCAAGGTTCGCTACGTCGTCGGTTTTGGAGAAGGTGCTGGAGCCAATGTCCTCGCCCGATTTGCCCTGGCAAATCCATCCCGCGTCCTCGGGCTAATTCTTATCAACTGCACCGGCAGTGCCGCGACGGTTCTTGACAACTTCAAAACCAAGGTTGGTGTAGACTACACGTAACATTGGACACTATTAATTTCCTCAAGTTTAACCGTTGGACTTGACATTGCGAAAGGAATAATTCTTTCTTCATCAGTTCCTCAGCTGGAGAGGAAAGGAGGAGGTCGGCCAATCCGCGGAGGAATTTCTCCTCTACCACAAGTACGGGAACGTGAGTATTTGCGAATGTACCTCATTACGCGTGTTCGACCGACGATTTCACGAGTGTTTTTTCCCGTCATTTTCACGCTACCCACACGCACGGCCACAGATGATAAACGAGGTATTTGGCTTGTCAGTGTCGTAGCGAACCCGaatattacatttatttcaCTGAAGTATGTCGATCGCGTAGGGTGTGATCGATCGTCCGTTAAATAAATGCAAAACGTAATACGTACGGAATACTGCAACGtcatttttcgtaaatattttaGCAACTGGTGAGCACGACAAACCCCGACAAGGAAAAAGTCCTCGCTGAATTTCTCGAACGGATTCGAGGCACTCTTAATCCTCGGAATATCAAGCAGTACGTCAACGCTTTTCTGACGTGAGTTGTGGTCAATTGTTCCAATATCTCTGCCTCGTTAATTGCTGATTCGGCCGAAATTAACGCTTCGCTTCGTTTGAAATTAGTCGGAAGGACATATCCCTGAAGAATTGCAACACCGATATTATCCTGATTACCGGAATGCTCAGCCCTTATGCCAGCGTCGTTGAGAAGTTGTTCCGCGAGTTGGACAAGAACCGGGCAACTTTGCTCAAAGTTGAACGTGCCGGAGACGTTCTTCTTGATTCGGTGAGTTCCATCCGTGCTGCAGTTGGAAATGGATCTCGTTACGAAGAATCTCCTTTACATTTTCCAGCCGGTTAAAGTCGCCCAGAGCATCTTGCTCTTCTGCAAGGGTCAAGGCTTGCTCACCTCCGTAACCATGCCCGGTGTTGATCGCCAGCGCACCTTCAGCGGCGGTTCCTTCGACAGCGATGGTCGACCTCGAAGACTCTCCAGAGGCATGTCAATGGAGGAGTACGACAAGCCGAATATCCGCCGTTTGTCGATCACGATCCCGGAACCGTCGCGTTCCCCGGTCAATTGAGACGTCAACTCTTCATACTTTGACATTGATCAGCTCATTCCCCGCTGACGTGTTTTGATATTTTATCTCTGTTCGTGCGCAAATGTGCGACTGTGTGATTAAATTCTTAGATTTCGTGATATAAAATACGCTTTTTAGCTTCGATTTTGGGGTGCGAGATTTAATAGTTTTCCATCTGTTTctcatttcacaaattttcatcttaaAAGATTTGCACTTTATGTTCTACTTGCACCTATAGTCACTCGTACCACCAAATTGTTTAATATTATAACGTCCCGTAGGAATACCTGCCAAATGATAATAACCGGTGTagcgatattttttactttaaaagCGAATGCAACATCCTATCCAATTCTCACCTACCATCGCGTGAACTATGGAACCGCTTTTCAAGTCTGGAAACTGATAAATAGTTGTTTTCCGACTGAAATTGTTATGCAGACACGTATTAATCAGTAGGTATAATTGTATTTCAtgcataatatatttatacgcaGGCATTGTAATCGATACAGTTTAGCAGATGGTTCGGTCATTAATCACAACTTAATTTTGCTACACATTTTTTGGGAAGCTGGAATCGTGACATGAATTATTGAATCGATTCTACCAATAGAACGGCTACGGTCGTTCTATCACGTGAGTAAATTAAATCGTGCGAGAATTCGATTCGGCAAAAGATTGcccatttttaaaatcactttgGTAGGGTtaacaaaatataataagtGAGTATTCTAAGATAATTTTACATGAATGTATCATACGGATAAAATGATTCAACgtacatgtataggtatatcaATTTATGCACCGGTAGTTTCCTTTTATAACGAATTGTCTGTGTAACATGCGCATCTATGTATGTGCGcatatttaataaaatcacttgaaattcTAGTTCACTGGCAAGGCTGCAGCGTGGaatgttgaattttattgataCGGAGAAAAGAAAGCTCGTGATGTTAATCCGGATTTATTTATCACAAATACAGTTTCACAAATATAAATtacaacatttattttgaCAACATCTCCATTGGCTATTCGTAGAGCAGCTAATATTTTGTGCAATGGAGATTGTATACATTAATAGtgtagaaattattttgcaaattaCTAGCTACAAAGGTATATATCACACATATAAATCTCACGtcaaaagaaagagaagagtacaaaaaatgtattaaaaaaaagtaaagcaACTAAAAAGCTCATTCATTCCTACAATACGATGTACGTGAAAAAAGTGTTGATCGTTTACGTAATGCACGACGTTTAATTAAGAGAAATAGATTAGAGTTCGTTGCGTGGTGTAATTAGCAAAAGATTAACGAACCGTTCGGAAATATCTTTTTGTACACTTCGAATCGATATCGGAACCAACCGCAGATGTACGCCATTCTCCTCAACGCTTGTCACAGAAATGTATTTCCGCTTGGATTCTCAAACAACAATTTATTTGATgattatacgtatttataaCACAGGCGTCCAGAACATCATCGCGAAAGGCTTTATCCATCCTAGGATGAATAAAATACACTTTAGTTATcaatattagaaaaatcatGACGTACCATGAGCTTGTCTGTTCCATTAACGATTCGGAGCGGCGCTCCACTGGGGTGGGAATTATTATATCATCAGTAATTGACGGGACTCGTTGCGTACCAAATTAATCTCCCCTTTGAAATTCCCGACAATCGCTACACGATAATTATAGGCGATCAGCATTTTAACCAGCAGGGGATTCAATATAATCTGCGTGTAACGATCATTTAGGCTGTACTTGTAAGTTAATACTTCACTTCCAAAGTTACGAAGAAGAATTCACCCCAGGGACCAGAATGAATATGCGATCCGAAGTTGGGTTCGAAATTCCTTAACATTTTACCACTAATTATTATCATCTAAACTTGTATTTATTCTGTCTCCGTGCAGGAATTTTAATACGATCCTTCGGATGGAGTTTACGTAACGATTTTTTACGCGGTTATCCTATTTTTATCAACGAGTTTTCCAGAGATTCTCAATTTCGCGATAAAAGATActgtattataattacacCTATTATCGTGTGCGTTTAGTGCTGACATTTCAACTATATGTACGTAAATTGTACTGCTGCGCAGTGAGAGATATGGAATCTTAAGCAACGTGCAGCCAGCGCGGGCGTGTCGCTGTGGGCATATCTTGATTCACTTGACTTGATTAATCTACGTAAAAAAAAGCGATCGAAACCCTCGCGACGGGCGACGCaaatagatttaaaaaaaaaaaaaatatatgcgattttttattgcattgTAGCCTCTCCCGTCGTCCGGGGAATTGTCAGAAGGTACTTTTAGTTTAGTGCTGGTGGCGGTGTGCTGTCTTGAAGTATAATATGATAGACATGAAATAACGGTGACGCATAACGTAAAATTGCACTTACAAATATACGGAAAAAGGCTGTGTGAAACCAGCGAGATGATACCACCACATGATCGTGTACGTATTAATACCGTAAATGTGATCAAATCGATATAGCAAAAATGATCGTAGAAGATGTTACAATTCAACGGTGTTTCGGTTACACGCTTACATGATGAGAAAAATGCGAAACAAACTTCGGAAGTAACCAGAATCTTGGATCAATGGTGGCAAAATACCGTATTGTAAGATTATAAAGTGTAACCGACCCTGGCAGATCGTTCAAAGTACGCAATCGTGTCGTTACCCCTCGCGGCACACGGTTTGGATTTGAATAAGACTCGAAAAAACGTCAACCTCAGTACTCAACGGCGTCCGGTGTTGTAGACTCGAGAGCGACTTCCTCGTAGTCTCTTTCCAACGCAGCGAGATCTTCTCGGGCCTCAGCGAATTCACCCTCTTCCATACCCTCACCAACGTACCAGTGGACGAAGGCTCTCTTGTGGAACATAAGGTCGAATTTCTGGTTCAATTTGGCCCAGGCCTCCTCGATGGCTGTCGTGTTCGACAGCATAGATACGGCGCGTTGAACctggtttgaaaattgaggaagtaatgaaactttttttcatagaaattaGTCCTCGTTACTGTTGTCGTTTTCGACCAAAGGCATCGCTGTCCCGCATTCATCCCGTTCAGTCTTTTACCTTTGCCAAATCTCCGCCGGGGACAACGGTCGGTGGTTGATAATTTATCCCGACCTTGAATCCCGTGGGACACCAGTCGACGAATCGAATCGTACTTTTCCCCTTCATCGTGGCAATGGCGGCGTTAACGTCCTTCGGAACGACGTCGCCGCGGTAAAGAAGACAGCAGGCCATGTACTTTCCCTCGCGAGGATCGCACTTGACCATTTGATTCGAGGGGTCGAAACATTCGGATGTTATCTCGGCGACTGACATTCCCTCGTGGAAAGCCTTGTCCGCAGATACGATAGGAGCGTAGCTTGCCAGGGGGAAGTGAATCCGGGGATAGGGGACCAGGTTAGTTTGG
This genomic stretch from Neodiprion pinetum isolate iyNeoPine1 chromosome 6, iyNeoPine1.2, whole genome shotgun sequence harbors:
- the LOC124221519 gene encoding uncharacterized protein ZK1073.1 isoform X1 produces the protein MSDATDTDLHKYVVNTEKCGDLHVYVQGDLKQQEKRAVFMTVHDLGCNHTSFHDFVNHPCMSEIKDRSIFIHIDVPGHADNAPNLPDGFQFPTLQTLGESLVTVIDFLKVRYVVGFGEGAGANVLARFALANPSRVLGLILINCTGSAATVLDNFKTKFLSWRGKEEVGQSAEEFLLYHKYGNMINEQLVSTTNPDKEKVLAEFLERIRGTLNPRNIKQYVNAFLTRKDISLKNCNTDIILITGMLSPYASVVEKLFRELDKNRATLLKVERAGDVLLDSPVKVAQSILLFCKGQGLLTSVTMPGVDRQRTFSGGSFDSDGRPRRLSRGMSMEEYDKPNIRRLSITIPEPSRSPVN
- the LOC124221519 gene encoding uncharacterized protein ZK1073.1 isoform X3 codes for the protein MSDATDTDLHKYVVNTEKCGDLHVYVQGDLKQQEKRAVFMTVHDLGCNHTSFHDFVNHPCMSEIKDRSIFIHIDVPGHADNAPNLPDGFQFPTLQTLGESLVTVIDFLKVRYVVGFGEGAGANVLARFALANPSRVLGLILINCTGSAATVLDNFKTKFLSWRGKEEVGQSAEEFLLYHKYGNQLVSTTNPDKEKVLAEFLERIRGTLNPRNIKQYVNAFLTRKDISLKNCNTDIILITGMLSPYASVVEKLFRELDKNRATLLKVERAGDVLLDSPVKVAQSILLFCKGQGLLTSVTMPGVDRQRTFSGGSFDSDGRPRRLSRGMSMEEYDKPNIRRLSITIPEPSRSPVN
- the LOC124221519 gene encoding uncharacterized protein ZK1073.1 isoform X2; the protein is MSDATDTDLHYVVNTEKCGDLHVYVQGDLKQQEKRAVFMTVHDLGCNHTSFHDFVNHPCMSEIKDRSIFIHIDVPGHADNAPNLPDGFQFPTLQTLGESLVTVIDFLKVRYVVGFGEGAGANVLARFALANPSRVLGLILINCTGSAATVLDNFKTKFLSWRGKEEVGQSAEEFLLYHKYGNMINEQLVSTTNPDKEKVLAEFLERIRGTLNPRNIKQYVNAFLTRKDISLKNCNTDIILITGMLSPYASVVEKLFRELDKNRATLLKVERAGDVLLDSPVKVAQSILLFCKGQGLLTSVTMPGVDRQRTFSGGSFDSDGRPRRLSRGMSMEEYDKPNIRRLSITIPEPSRSPVN
- the LOC124221519 gene encoding uncharacterized protein ZK1073.1 isoform X4, whose amino-acid sequence is MTVHDLGCNHTSFHDFVNHPCMSEIKDRSIFIHIDVPGHADNAPNLPDGFQFPTLQTLGESLVTVIDFLKVRYVVGFGEGAGANVLARFALANPSRVLGLILINCTGSAATVLDNFKTKFLSWRGKEEVGQSAEEFLLYHKYGNMINEQLVSTTNPDKEKVLAEFLERIRGTLNPRNIKQYVNAFLTRKDISLKNCNTDIILITGMLSPYASVVEKLFRELDKNRATLLKVERAGDVLLDSPVKVAQSILLFCKGQGLLTSVTMPGVDRQRTFSGGSFDSDGRPRRLSRGMSMEEYDKPNIRRLSITIPEPSRSPVN
- the LOC124221519 gene encoding uncharacterized protein ZK1073.1 isoform X5; this encodes MSEIKDRSIFIHIDVPGHADNAPNLPDGFQFPTLQTLGESLVTVIDFLKVRYVVGFGEGAGANVLARFALANPSRVLGLILINCTGSAATVLDNFKTKFLSWRGKEEVGQSAEEFLLYHKYGNMINEQLVSTTNPDKEKVLAEFLERIRGTLNPRNIKQYVNAFLTRKDISLKNCNTDIILITGMLSPYASVVEKLFRELDKNRATLLKVERAGDVLLDSPVKVAQSILLFCKGQGLLTSVTMPGVDRQRTFSGGSFDSDGRPRRLSRGMSMEEYDKPNIRRLSITIPEPSRSPVN